A region of Ammospiza nelsoni isolate bAmmNel1 chromosome 8, bAmmNel1.pri, whole genome shotgun sequence DNA encodes the following proteins:
- the PYROXD2 gene encoding pyridine nucleotide-disulfide oxidoreductase domain-containing protein 2 — translation MAGRCALRGTLGPRCPSRWPQGWRLCLRPPGARLAHAGAAAQLQQEYDAVVIGAGHNGLVAAAYLQRAGLRTAVLERRHVLGGAAVTEEIVPGFKFSRASYLLSLLRPQIYADLELQRHGLRVLPRDPYSFTPLLEDRSPPRSLLLGHDMAQTQQQIAQFSQKDAQVYPEYEAFMGRMVLALDPLLDAPPVDTAALGKGSLPQQLRNLQTLKPLLQAGLALGRQLPHYYEVLTAPISKILDHWFESEPLKATLATDAVIGAMASPHTPGSGYVLLHHVMGELEGRRGAWGYVAGGMGALSYAIAQAATARGAHIFADKAVCHVLLGRAGEARGVVLQDGTEVRSKLVLSNASPQITFLELIPQEQLPKDFVQRIRQLDTRSPVTKINVAVDRLPSFLAAPNAHDGQALPHHQCSIHLNCEGTQLLHQAFTEAAQGHPSSRPMIELCIPSVLDPGLAPPGCHVVSLFTQYTPSVLAGGRCWDEQARNAYADTVFDCIEDYAPGFKASVIGRDILTPPDLERIFGLPGGNIFHGGMSLDQLYFARPVPSYSGYRSPIPGLYLCGSGAHPGGGVMGAAGRNAAQVAIKDFRHL, via the exons TCGGTCCGCGCTGCCCCTCCCGCTGGCCGCAGGGCTGGCGTCTGTGCCTGCGGCCGCCAGGAGCGCGTCTGGCCCATGCCGGGGCCGcggcccagctgcagcaggaatacGATGCGGTGGTGATCGGGGCAG GACACAACGGGCTGGTGGCA GCTGCCTACCTGCAGCGGGCAGGGCTGCGCACGGCTGTGCTGGAGAGGCGCCACGTGCTGGGCGGCGCCGCCGTCACTGAGGAGATCGTGCCAG GGTTCAAGTTCTCCCGGGCATCGTATCTGCTCAGCCTGCTGCGACCACAAATCTATGCTGATCTGGAGCTGCAG CGGCACGGTCTGAGGGTACTCCCAAGGGACCCCTACTCCTTCACCCCACTGCTGGAGGACAGGAGCCCTCCTCGCTCCCTTCTGCTGGGACATGACATGGCCCAGACTCAGCAGCAGATTGCTCAGTTCTCCCAGAAGGATGCCCAG GTCTATCCTGAGTATGAGGCGTTCATGGGGCGCATGGTGTTGGCCCTTGACCCACTGCTGGATGCCCCTCCAGTGGATACAGCTGCCCTGGGAAAGGgttccctgccccagcagctcaggaaccTGCAAACCCTGAAGCCCTTGCTGCAGGCAG ggctggcactggggcgGCAGCTGCCCCACTATTACGAGGTGCTCACAGCTCCCATCTCCAAG ATCCTGGATCACTGGTTTGAGTCAGAACCCCTGAAGGCAACTCTGGCTACTGATGCTGTGATTGGAGCCATGGCCAGCCCACACACCCCTGGCAGTGG GTATGTGCTGTTGCACCATGTCATGGGTGAGCTGGAGGGACGGCGCGGGGCCTGGGGCTACGTGGCAGGCGGAATGGGAGCCCTGTCCTACGCCATCGCCCAGGCAGCCACTGCCCGGGGAGCCCACATCTTTGCTGACAAG GCAGTGTGCCAcgtgctgctgggcagggccggGGAGGCGCGGGGTGTCGTGCTGCAGGATGGGACAGAGGTGAGGAGCAAACTGGTGCTGTCCAATGCCTCCCCCCAAATCACCTTTCTGGAACTCATTCCTCAG GAGCAGCTGCCCAAGGACTTTGTCCAGCGGATCCGACAGCTTGACACACGCTCCCCTGTCACCAAGATCAATG TGGCGGTGGATCGGCTGCCCAGCTTCCTGGCTGCCCCCAATGCCCACGATGGCCAGGCCCTGCCCCACCACCAGTGCTCCATACACCTCAACTGCGAGGGcacccagctcctgcaccaGGCATTCACTGAGGCTGCCCAGGGGCACCCCTCCAGCAG GCCCATGATCGAGCTCTGCATTCCCTCAGTGCTGGACCCGGGGCTGGCCCCTCCAGGCTGCCACGTCGTGTCCCTGTTCACACAGTACACCCCGTCCGTGCTGGCCGGCGGGCGGTGCTGGGACGAGCAGGCCAGAAATGCATACGCAGACACAG TGTTTGACTGCATCGAAGACTATGCCCCAGGGTTCAAGGCATCTGTCATTGGCAGGGACATCCTGACGCCACCAGACCTGGAGAGGATCTTTGGGCTGCCCGGTGGA AACATCTTCCATGGAGGGATGTCTCTGGACCAGCTGTACTTTGCCCGGCCAGTACCATCCTACTCTGGCTACCGGTCCCCAATTCCTGGCCTGTACCTGTGTGGAAGTGGAGCCCACCCtg gaggaggagtgatgggagcagcaggacGCAATGCTGCCCAGGTGGCTATCAAGGATTTCAGGCACCTCTGA
- the LOXL4 gene encoding LOW QUALITY PROTEIN: lysyl oxidase homolog 4 (The sequence of the model RefSeq protein was modified relative to this genomic sequence to represent the inferred CDS: inserted 4 bases in 2 codons), producing the protein MHPPEHRDRDVTAVQEGVXYPSALPSSWGTGGAAAAPPLCHGPQGLTVGLXPQASTHRTMMVMPAGSSHVLLVLVLCWVAPSRQEPAPVQLRLGGPRGPAGEGRLEVLYQGRWGTVCDDGFDFHAATVACRQLGYTAAITWTHSATYGQGEGPIWLDNVRCGGSEGSLAECAHNGWGISDCHHGEDAGVVCSGQRLPGNSPQATATGHLGEVLGQALEEVRLKPILARAKLSMPVMEGAVEVKHNGRWRQVCDANWTRNNSRVVCGMLGFPREKHVNTSFYRKLWNKKLKDPNSSLKTLSQKNSFWVHRVRCQGSEPHLARCPVQMAPPAPRQHACPQGMHAIVSCLPGPAFQKGTGKGKNKTAPGKVLPVRLRAGTHAGEGRVEVLRHGQWGTVCDKQWDLAAASVVCRQLGYGTAKQALVGAQMGQGLGPIHMSNVQCTGHEHSLGECRFQDAEQNGCRHEADAAVRCHMPFMDFKSQVRLAGGRNPEEGVVEVLVPVQGQLQWGAVCGAQWGLNEAMVVCRQLGLGFASHALQETWYWAGSPGASQVVMSGVRCAGTELALQQCQRHGPVHCPSGGGRFSAGVTCTAHAPDLVMNAQLVQETAYLEDRPLGLLYCAHEERCLSRSADNMQWPYGHRRLLRFSSQIHNLGRADFRPRMGRHAWTWHQCHRHFHSIEVFTHYDLLTLNGSKVAEGHKASFCLEDTNCPEGLQRRFACANFGEQGVSVGCWDTYRHDIDCQWIDITDVPPGSYTFQVVVNPKHEVAESDFSNNVMRCQCKYDGQRVWMHGCHTSDAYGANVVSDMERRERLANNLV; encoded by the exons ATGCAtcccccagagcacagggacagggatgtcaCCGCCGTGCAAGAAGGCGT ATATCCCTCCGcattgcccagctcctggggcacagggggggctgcagctgcaccccCACTCTGCCATGGTCCCCAAGGACTCACTGTTGGTCT TCCCCAGGCATCCACTCACAGAACGATGATGGTGATGCCAGCTGGCTCAAGTCACgtcctgctggtgctggtgctgtgctgggtggcccccagcaggcaggagccgGCCCCGGTGCAGCTGCGGCTGGGGGGACCCCGGGGCCCAGCTGGAGAGGGCCGGCTGGAGGTGCTGTACCAGGGCCGCTGGGGCACCGTGTGCGACGATGGCTTCGACTTCCATGCGGCCACGGTGGCCTGCCGGCAGCTGGGTTACACCGCAGCCATCACCTGGACCCACAGCGCCACCTACGGCCAAGGGGAAG gccccatCTGGCTGGACAACGTGCGATGTGGGGGCAGTGAAGGCTCCCTGGCAGAGTGTGCCCACAATGGCTGGGGCATCAGTGACTGCCACCATGGCGAGGATGCTGGTGTGGTGTGCTCAGGACAGCGCCTGCCTGGCAACTCCCCCCAGGCCACCGCCACTGGTCACCTGGGAGAG GTGTTGGGACAAGCCCTGGAGGAGGTGCGGCTCAAGCCCATCCTGGCACGGGCCAAGCTGAGCATGCCAGTGATGGAGGGTGCTGTGGAGGTGAAGCACAATGGGCGCTGGAGGCAGGTGTGTGATGCCAACTGGACCAGGAACAACAGCCGTGTGGTGTGCGGGATGCTGGGCTTCCCCCGCGAGAAGCACGTCAACACCAGCTTCTACCG AAAGCTCTGGAACAAGAAGCTGAAGGACCCCAACTCCAG CCTGAAGACCCTCAGCCAGAAGAACAGCTTCTGGGTGCACAGGGTGCGGTGtcagggctcagagccccaccTGGCCCGCTGCCCTGTGCAGATGGCCCCACCAGCCCCCCGCCAGCACGCCTGCCCCCAAGGCATGCACGCCATCGTCAGCTgcctccctggccctgccttCCAGAAGGGCACGGGCAAGGGCAAGAACAAGACCGCACCAGGAAAG gtgctCCCGGTGCGGCTGCGAGCGGGCACCCACGCTGGCGAGGGCCGGGTGGAGGTGCTGCGCCACGGGCAGTGGGGCACCGTGTGTGACAAGCAGTGGGacctggctgcagccagtgTGGTGTGCCGGCAGCTGGGCTATGGGACGGCAAAGCAGGCCCTGGTGGGAGCCCAGATGGGACAAG GTCTGGGGCCCATCCATATGAGCAATGTGCAGTGCACTGGCCATGAGCACTCCCTGGGCGAGTGTCGCTTCCAGGATGCTGAGCAGAATGGGTGCCGGCACGAGGCCGACGCTGCCGTCCGCTGCCACATGCCCTTCATGGACTTCAAGAGCCAG GTGCGGCTGGCCGGGGGCCGCAACCCCGAGGAAGGTGTGGTGGAAGTGCTGGTGCcagtgcaggggcagctgcagtgggGTGCAGTGTGTGGGGCACAGTGGGGCCTGAACGAGGCCATGGTggtctgcaggcagctggggctgggctttGCCAGCCATGCCCTCCAG GAGACGTGGTACTGGGCAGGCAGCCCCGGTGCCAGCCAGGTTGTGATGAGCGGCGTGCGCTGTGCGGGCACCGAGCTGgccctccagcagtgccagcgCCACGGCCCTGTCCACTGCCCCAGCGGCGGGGGACGCTTCTCAGCCGGGGTCACCTGCACTGCCC ACGCCCCAGACCTGGTGATGAATGCCCAGCTGGTGCAGGAGACAGCCTACCTGGAGGACAgacccctggggctgctgtacTGTGCCCATGAGGAGCGCTGCCTCTCCCGCTCTGCTGACAACATGCAGTGGCCCTACGGCCACCGCCGCCTTCTGCGCTTCTCCTCCCAGATCCACAACCTGGGAAGAGCCGATTTCCGACCGAGGATGGGGCGTCATGCCTGGACTTGGCACCAGTGCCACCG acaCTTCCACAGCATCGAGGTCTTCACCCACTATGACCTGCTGACGCTCAATGGCTCCAAGGTGGCCGAGGGACACAAGGCCAGCTTTTGCCTGGAAGACACCAACTGCCCCGAAG GTCTTCAGCGACGCTTTGCCTGTGCCAACTTTGGTGAGCAGGGGGTGAGTGTGGGGTGCTGGGACACCTACCGCCATGACATCGACTGCCAGTGGATCGACATCACCGATGTGCCACCAGGCAGCTACACCTTCCAG GTGGTTGTGAACCCCAAGCATGAGGTGGCTGAGTCAGACTTCTCCAACAACGTGATGAGGTGCCAGTGCAAGTATGATGGGCAGCGCGTCTGGATGCATGGCTGCCACACAA GTGATGCCTACGGTGCCAATGTGGTGAGCGACATGGAGAGACGGGAGCGCCTGGCCAACAACCTCGTGTGA
- the R3HCC1L gene encoding coiled-coil domain-containing protein R3HCC1L, whose amino-acid sequence MGDVPVLPAGSTPQQGMGSPSQPAMEESTAGAGGPRGEGDRVPAVVEAGSTCACTDSSAGSESSPWEGAPLESCEPPVPLEQLCHGMERISPASWAKELAKPDEDVGSLQKHQEAEKEERGLHSSSPTEGQSSASAETLSQTSPGAEESWDVLFNDDGDCLDPRLLEELSGGEKHQESQQSPRFNYYRAEPAAPDISNDELPHVIEIYDFPADFRTEDLMRVFCSYQKKGFDIKWVDDTHALGIFSSPITARDALSTKHLMVKTRPLSQGTRASKAKARAFAEYLQPAKERPETSAVLARRLVIGALGVRSKQTPAQRDAERRKLQEAQERKRLENKQREDAWEGRD is encoded by the exons ATGGGCGATGTTCCAGTGCTCCCAGCGGGGAGCACCCCACAGCAGGGCATgggcagcccatcccagcctgccATGGAGGAGagcactgctggtgctgggggtcCCAGAGGGGAGGGTGACCGGGTGCCTGCTGTAGTGGAAGCAGGCAGCACTTGTGCCTGCACAGATAGCAGTGCTGGATCTGAGAGCAGCCCGTGGGAGGGAGCACCTCTGGAAAGCTGTGAGCCTCCAGTGCCCCTagagcagctgtgccatggCATGGAGAGGATCTCACCTGCATCCTGGGCCAAGGAGCTGGCAAAGCCAGATGAGGATGTGGGCTCGCTGCAGAAGCACCAGGAGgctgagaaagaagagagaggtctccacagcagctcccctacggaaggacagagcagtgccagtGCTGAAACCCTGAGCCAGACCAGCCCAGGTgctgaggagagctgggatgtgctgttCAACGATGATGGGGACTGCCTGGACCCACGGCTGCTGGAGGAG ctctcagggggTGAGAAGCACCAGGAGAGCCAGCAGTCACCCCGTTTCAACTACTATCGGGCGGAGCCTGCTGCTCCAGACATCAGCAATGACGAGCTGCCCCACGTCATCGAGATCTATGACTTCCCCGCGGATTTCCGCACCGAGGATCTCATGCGTGTCTTCTGCAGCTATCA GAAAAAAGGCTTTGATATTAAATGGGTGGATGATACGCATGCCCTGGGCATCTTCTCCAGCCCCATAACAG CACGCGATGCCCTCAGCACCAAGCACCTGATGGTGAAGACGCGcccactgtcccagggcacCCGCGCCTCTAAAGCCAAAGCCAGGGCATTTGCTG AGTACCTGCAGCCAGCCAAGGAGCGCCCTGAAAcatcagctgtcctggcccGGCGGCTGGTGATTGGTGCCCTGGGGGTACGGAGCAAGCAGACACCAGCCCAGCGAGATGCAGAGCGGAGGAAGCTGCAAGAGGCTCAAG AGAGGAAGCGCCTGGAGAACAAGCAGCGGGAGGATGCCTGGGAGGGCCGGGACTGA